In Pseudodesulfovibrio sp. S3, one DNA window encodes the following:
- a CDS encoding UDP-glucuronic acid decarboxylase family protein codes for MTNKRVLITGGSGFLGSHLCERFLAKGHEVICVDNFFTGNKSNILHLLDNPYFEIIRHDVTFPLYVEVDEIYNLACPASPIHYQHDPVQTTKTSVHGAINMLGLAKRVKAKIFQASTSEVYGDPVVHPQTEDYWGNVNPIGLRSCYDEGKRCAETLCFDYNRQHNLRIKVGRIFNTYGPRMAMDDGRVVSNFVVQALKGENITVYGQGQQTRSFCYVDDLVEGIIRFTEDTPDDFIGPMNLGNPGEFTILQLAETVVELVGSQSKIVFNPLPSDDPMQRKPDISLAKKAIGWEPTVDLKSGLAKTVEYFDTLLRSL; via the coding sequence ATGACAAACAAACGCGTACTCATCACCGGCGGCTCAGGGTTCCTCGGTTCGCACCTCTGCGAACGTTTCCTTGCAAAGGGCCATGAAGTCATCTGTGTTGACAATTTCTTCACCGGAAACAAGAGCAACATACTGCATCTGCTGGATAATCCCTATTTCGAGATCATTCGCCACGATGTCACTTTCCCGCTCTATGTTGAAGTGGACGAAATATACAACCTCGCCTGTCCCGCATCGCCCATTCACTACCAGCACGACCCGGTGCAGACCACCAAGACGAGCGTACACGGGGCCATCAACATGCTCGGGCTGGCCAAGCGCGTGAAAGCAAAAATTTTCCAGGCGTCCACCTCCGAGGTTTACGGAGATCCCGTGGTTCACCCGCAAACCGAAGACTACTGGGGCAACGTCAACCCCATCGGCCTTCGCTCCTGCTATGACGAGGGCAAACGGTGCGCTGAAACGCTCTGTTTCGACTACAATCGCCAACACAATCTCAGAATCAAGGTCGGCCGCATCTTCAACACGTACGGCCCGCGCATGGCCATGGACGACGGCCGCGTGGTCTCCAACTTCGTGGTGCAGGCCCTCAAAGGCGAAAATATTACCGTGTATGGCCAGGGCCAGCAAACCCGCAGCTTCTGCTATGTAGATGACCTGGTGGAAGGCATAATCCGGTTTACCGAAGACACCCCGGACGACTTCATCGGCCCCATGAATCTGGGCAATCCAGGGGAATTCACCATCCTCCAACTGGCGGAAACCGTTGTCGAATTGGTCGGATCGCAATCCAAGATAGTCTTCAACCCGCTCCCATCGGACGACCCCATGCAACGCAAGCCGGACATCAGCCTGGCAAAAAAGGCCATTGGCTGGGAGCCGACCGTGGATCTCAAGTCGGGTCTGGCCAAAACCGTGGAATACTTCGACACCCTTCTTCGATCCCTCTAG
- a CDS encoding 2-phosphosulfolactate phosphatase, with protein MIVNIVECFAGVRRAKGLVVVIDVFRSSTVACFLAAGDRGGDYIATNSLDQARKFAKEYGGKVLGELEGVGAEAFDYNNSPFQLDQLDLAGQALVHVTNAGTWGMMHCSEADEVIVGCFVNAAAVVNYIRRQAPETVTLVAMGTNGDMRAQEDMMCAMFIKNELENYPNSIKTLKTFLAGVDSAGKFFDESRTDCPQEDFDLCMDLNRFDFVLKAEPLPGGVRLKKITVSASETA; from the coding sequence ATGATTGTCAATATCGTGGAATGTTTTGCCGGTGTCCGGCGCGCCAAGGGACTTGTGGTTGTCATCGACGTGTTCCGATCCTCTACCGTGGCCTGCTTTCTTGCGGCCGGGGACAGGGGAGGGGACTATATCGCAACGAATTCCCTGGATCAGGCCAGGAAGTTTGCGAAAGAATACGGCGGCAAGGTTCTTGGAGAGCTTGAGGGCGTAGGTGCCGAGGCGTTCGATTATAACAATTCTCCTTTCCAGCTCGATCAGCTCGACTTGGCGGGGCAGGCTCTGGTGCATGTGACCAATGCGGGAACGTGGGGCATGATGCATTGCTCCGAGGCCGACGAGGTCATTGTGGGGTGTTTCGTCAATGCCGCTGCCGTGGTCAACTACATCCGCAGACAGGCTCCGGAAACGGTCACCCTGGTGGCCATGGGGACCAACGGCGACATGCGGGCGCAGGAAGACATGATGTGCGCCATGTTCATCAAGAATGAACTGGAGAATTATCCCAACAGCATCAAGACGCTCAAGACGTTTCTGGCCGGTGTTGACAGCGCCGGGAAGTTTTTCGATGAATCCAGGACCGATTGTCCGCAAGAGGATTTCGATTTGTGCATGGACCTGAATCGTTTTGATTTCGTCCTCAAGGCAGAGCCGCTTCCGGGCGGGGTCCGATTGAAGAAGATAACGGTTTCAGCATCAGAAACAGCGTAA
- a CDS encoding glycosyltransferase family 4 protein yields the protein MANTDIPGRLAVSMPRLSRYGGAESFAWRLSEALAARGHDVDFICARCETDPPDGVNPVVLGRFGGIRLIKILWFAYAAEKARKNGGYDLVFGMGKTINQDILRIGGGPISKFWELSQRAWPEGFARSFKMLRRRMAPANWAIHLIDSIRMKRTPRIVAVSHLVRDWMVEAHPFLDKNAIDVVYNRPDLTRFSPIGDQERIRLRAASGITEDQVVIATAATNFALKGVRHLVSMLDLLPSNYVLHVAGGRNAAKYLRQARELGVEDRVRFLGRVDDMAAFYRAADIFILATFYDACSNAVLEALACGCKAVSSSLNGSAYFLPPRWVFPDPSDVGALADLIRRVAREDRPGLFQWPEDIASGLEPYVEMVERALASR from the coding sequence ATGGCAAATACAGATATTCCAGGGCGGCTGGCCGTGTCCATGCCGAGATTGAGCCGATACGGCGGAGCTGAATCCTTTGCATGGAGGCTGAGCGAAGCCCTGGCCGCCCGAGGCCATGATGTGGACTTCATCTGCGCCCGGTGTGAGACCGATCCGCCAGACGGAGTTAACCCCGTTGTACTGGGTCGATTCGGTGGCATTCGCCTGATCAAGATCCTCTGGTTTGCCTATGCCGCGGAAAAGGCCCGTAAAAATGGTGGATATGATCTCGTTTTCGGCATGGGGAAGACGATCAACCAGGATATTCTGCGTATAGGCGGCGGTCCCATCTCCAAGTTTTGGGAGTTGTCCCAGCGTGCCTGGCCGGAAGGATTTGCCCGCTCCTTCAAGATGCTTCGCCGGAGGATGGCCCCCGCCAATTGGGCCATTCATCTTATCGACAGCATACGCATGAAGCGGACGCCCCGCATCGTGGCAGTGTCGCATCTGGTGCGGGACTGGATGGTCGAGGCGCACCCTTTCCTGGACAAGAACGCCATTGATGTTGTTTACAACCGTCCTGATCTGACACGTTTTTCGCCCATTGGCGATCAGGAGCGGATTCGGTTGCGGGCGGCTTCCGGCATTACTGAGGATCAGGTGGTCATTGCCACGGCTGCCACCAATTTTGCCCTCAAGGGGGTTCGGCACCTTGTGTCCATGTTGGACCTGTTGCCGTCGAATTACGTCCTGCATGTGGCGGGCGGGCGCAATGCAGCCAAGTATCTGCGTCAGGCGAGAGAACTCGGCGTGGAGGACAGGGTCAGGTTCTTGGGTCGGGTGGACGACATGGCGGCGTTTTATCGAGCTGCGGACATCTTCATCCTGGCGACGTTTTACGATGCCTGCTCCAACGCCGTGCTGGAAGCCCTGGCCTGCGGATGCAAGGCGGTATCCAGTTCCCTGAATGGCAGCGCATATTTCCTGCCTCCGCGTTGGGTCTTCCCGGATCCTTCCGACGTCGGCGCATTGGCGGATTTGATCCGGCGGGTGGCTCGCGAGGATCGGCCCGGTCTGTTCCAATGGCCGGAGGACATTGCGTCCGGTCTGGAACCCTATGTGGAGATGGTCGAACGCGCCTTGGCCTCCAGGTAG